The stretch of DNA ACACTGCGCTACTTCGtgaggcgaatctaatgagatctttgactgcacgattagaggatggttactgtagcattattgtagccaatcgcggattaattaccgtcattagatttgtcgcgcaAAATTATACCCATCCGTGAaatgattttgcaaataaatttcgtttagtacttcatgcatacaaAATTCTTTTTGTAGTACTAGGTGTTCTAGCGAACCAAACGGGGGCCATATATGCGAAGATAAATCTCATATGGTATCCATCTTGCCTTGTTGGGCGGTGTCTGAAGAATCTGCGCCGAAGCATTTTCTACACCTTGAGCAGAGCAGATGGACCTGCCGTATCTCCAGCCAGGCGTCCTGCACGCCAGCAAAAATACAAACCGCAGCATCCCAGAAAGGTCGACGGCGATGCCAGGACTCCACAACTTCCATTGTaaacttgagagagagagagggtatTGACTTGACCTTGCCATTTTTATTTCCCTTCTGATTCTGGATCGATGATGGGCCGGACAGAGACGTGGCAACAGATCAACTGCAGATCAACCGATCGATGCCGCCAATGGATGCTTCTCCGATGCAGCTCTGAACTGATCTCATGTGCGCCCACATGCCTCGTGTCCGCCGGCGCCTCGACCGGCGCATGTGTGGACAACAAAACGCAGGCAGGCCGTCGGCGCCGTGTCTGCGCCGTGCCTCCTTGACCGAGATCTCGGTGGTTTTAGTTTGGATCACGGCATCAGCCGCGACCGAATTCTAATCCTCGATCGGGTTGCACCTGCACATGGATATAGATGGGCATGGCGCGGATCGATTTGCATGCGTCGGAGCTTTTCATATCAAGGTCAATTCGTTCTAGAAGGTGCAGGGGGGCGATATGATATAGTTCATCAGGCGCTGCaagcaagaatgaagaagaacaagTGGCCCTTTTGTTTTAGCTGCGAATAGTTTTGAGGTGCTTCGGGGAAACACGAGAGGAATTGCTTTGCATTTTTCGAAGATTTTGTGCTGcagctttgtttttttttgtacgTACGTCTTCTCTTCTGTATAATTTTCTTCTGAAGAAAACAATTTCCTCCTTTGGATCGATAACCCTGAAGAATAATGATAACATTCGAAGCAGACAAGTACCGAGATTATTATTATTAGAGGTCTCTTAACGATCGACATGAACTGATGAATTAGCATCTGAATACGATCGAGAGTTAAGTCACCAAAGCACTAAAAAAAACAAGCTGGTGGAATGACTAGCTGGAGAGAACCAGAGTTGTTCCCTCTAGCTATATGGCTGCCCGGCGACATGACTTTTTCAAGTAATAACCAACGATCAATATAACTGTGTTTCGTTTGTACAAACACATGGGGAGTTAACTGAAGCAGTCTCAGCATCTCCTTTGTGCTGCTAAAAGACCTAAATGTCTTACAGAACCAAAGCCGCTCACATCCATGTCAGCGCTTTGATGCACCAAGCTCATCCTTTGGCTTGGGGATCCAACCACAAGAACAAAAATAATAGAAAGAAACAAGAAGCTCATGACAAGCTGTCTGGCCCTCAGATTGATCAATCTTCATTGTCTCGCTGATCCCAGGCCTGTGGCTTCAGATCTCTTCATGATCCTCAGCTTCTTGCAAGTGCTAGTGAACATCCTGCAGAAACATAGCAAAGACGGCCATCAGTACTCTTGTTGTCGATAGCATCAGAAAAGGTCTGAGTTGCCTCTATATATAAAGACGAAGAACTTTGGTGGCCTGGTGCTTACTCGAATGGCACGTCGCCGACGAGCATCAGGTCGCCGTCCTTGTCCTCGTAGGTGACGGCGAACTCGGACAGGTTGGCGCCGCCGCTGTTGGAGGAGACGAACATGGCCTCCAGGGCCTCCCGGAGCTCCCTGTAGCCCTTGTACATCCTCAGGTCCACCTTCCTCAGGTAGGGCGCGCCGTCCATGCTCACTTTGACgaaggcgccggcggtggtggtggtgttcgcGGCCGCggatggcgcggcggcgttgctgctgggcgccgcctcctccttggTCGCCTTGCTCTGCTTGCTGCTCGCCTGGAAGCAGCTCTTCCGGTACGACCTCACCGGCGGCCAACCTACGACGGGGGCCCTGCAAGAGTTCGACCACATGTCGTCGCATGTAAGAACCAGATCGAGCTACAAGAGGCATGCAGTTCTTCTGAAATCTGAACATCCAGGTGAACCGATCGAGAGCCTGAAGAAGGCTACGACTCACTTGGCTGCAGGAGGTGCTGCCTCGGCATCACGCTTGCTGGCCTccttggcggcggcgtcctccacGGCGTCGGTGGTGGTGCGCTTCTTTCCCCTAGGCGTCGACGGCGCCGCGGCCTTCATCTCGTCGATGGTTCCCGGGAGGCCGAGCCTGAGCTCGGTGGCCATGAGGTCGCCCACGACGGTTTCCATCTCCCAACTTTTGAAATCCTCCTGCTCCGGTTGCAGCTGCCTCCGATCCGCGTCGTCGCTAACACGTCTCTCTCTctgcagcagctagctgagaATGAGATGAGATGAGGTGGTGTGTTTGCTGGGCTTGGGGTGGCCTCGGCGCCCATGTTTTATAGGAGGTGGACAGCCGGGACGGCGAGACACGGACACATGCATGCGGCGACGCCcggggcgtgggcgtgggctaGGCTGTGCTGCGAGGGTGACCGGGGCGCAGCCACGAGCGGCCTGCCGGGTCGGCCGGCGACATGGATTCCTCGGTCGACGGGGTCACACGGCGCGCCGGGGCCGGAGGacccggccggcggcagcccaTGTGGGCGGGGCCCGCCACCATGCTGGCCGGaggatataatatatatatacatatatgttaTATCTATAGTGTAGTACTAGTGTACATATATGTTTATACGCTGGGTGGCTTCCCCTTTGGCCATCAATCATGATACTGAACATATCTAATTTGCTCCATTAGTTGGACCGGATGGATGGCTGGAATGGATACGCGGTTTTCCGGGTCCCGGGTTGATTCTGAATTCAGGGAGGCACATGGCGTGCTAACGGGTTGTCGAACACGGCGGTTTCGGGTACATAGGATTTGGCGACCTGATTTGATCATCACGAGAGATTAGTAGTTAATTTGGGGGGTGCATTGATCTCATCAACTGAAACTCAGGTCGTTGTTGGTTCTTTGTTGCATTTCTGATGTATACGCTTATCGGTTTTGCAACGGCGAAACCGGGTGTTGTTGGGCCGATAACCCGGTTCAGTATAGATGAACAATAGGATGATCGAGGAGTAATAGAGAGACTAATAGTAGTGCGGAATGATTACTAGGATGCTATGATTAGAGATATCGGGGGAGCATCTCTCGCGCACTATGAGCTGCTTCCTTTCGGCTCTGTCCATCGCATGGCGCATTGTCTAATGTGTATCGCGGAATATAGGGGCACTGTCCATTGCTTTCGGATGCACACACGCATCTCTTTCTCTCCGCTTCCCACAGATCTTTGAGTAGTACTACACCCGATGCTTATCATTGCGCGTCTCTTCTACTAGTTCGTACCGAGACTTTAAGGTTAGGCGACATGAAGGAATTCTTGGCGCCGCCGGTTATATCTAAAATACGTCATGCATGCAGTTGATGATCACTGACAATGGTCGATGTACTTAGTGTGGTACAACTGTTTTTGTTGggccattttttttttggagggaAGTCGGGCCAACATTTAAATGGTGTGTCAAAAGAGAAAGGCGCTCTAATAAATTTGGAGTTGTGGTGTAAGTGAAAACTAGCTAACTGGCAAATAAAAGAGAGACACCACTTCTAAGAAACAGCCATGATGAGGCGAACAAATTAAAGCAGCTTGTTAGGCTATACCCATGGTTCATAATTCTATCCTATATCTTCATCTACTTCACTTCCACATTGCTTTAACGACTAAATGAGATACTGTTGTTCAGCAAATCTCTCTTGCTGTTGCTGTGTTGCACCTTTTGGTTTGGTAAAGGTCCAACAAAGCCAAGTGGGggagtttgtttgtttgaaaatAAATCTTCACACAAAGCATATTGTTGGGTTGTGCTATTCCCTAAATAATTAAAGTGCACTCCTTAATTTGATGATGAGAACCGAGTGGTCCCCCTGGGTAAAAGATTTGGCTCATAATACGGTATCATGGAAGTTGGGACTAGTTGAATCAAACTACGCATACCTTTTGGAAACCACACTTAACGAGCACTTCTAGAAAAGCAAAAGGTCAGTGCTTTCGGGAACAGGCTTGTCTTGTACGACGTAGGTAAAATCATGTCCTCGTCCAGACTCCAGTATTTAAGGGCTTGTGTTTGCAGTGCCTTCTAGACAATGATGAAGAAATTACTTTTCCTTTCTGAGTTTGAATAGCAGGCTAATCCCTGCTCACGCAAATAAGCAAGAATTCCGTTTGATCACTACTCCTTGAAGCAAATTTGTTCATATATATAATCACAATAACAAGCAGCAGgtgatttgtaaaaaaaaacttttgtaACTCTATTATGCAGGATGCTCcttcttactattactaattggagacttCTTTTGAAGCCTCCAGGTGAAGCCATCTAGGATCCTAAATGGACAGtcgaaaaaatagagaaattctacagATTCttacaaaaatcagaaatatcCGGCCatcggcaactctaatcataatagccattggataTGTTATCTTTTTCTATTAAATCACCCAcatttgccattatgaaaatagactaaagtaaccccctaaacatgtatctaaattacccacctctgccattataaaaaataatctaaagtaacccctaatcttcatgtaaattactcacttgtgccattataaaataatatcaaatgaccccctaaattttcatatatatatatatatatatatatatatatatatatatatatatatatatatatatatatatactccctccattcatttttgatagatatattttaaaaactcaaatattcacaaatgatagctatatttgctaatggcatgggttgtggcaataaatagcactggtaacgaggagtttccagttaaagcattggaggaccaacaaaaaagtccgtgttgtatttattatatgataagtaaagttgttttccttggtcattgtgtcaagatgaaatatagctatcaaaagtgaacggagggagtattatctAATGATAtcataataaaaagttaaataaactccaaatctgaatcaaaattattttattataataaaatcttaaagcgcatcaatataaaattctaaattactatttttatcattattaataaaataatatttatgttattatttatataaaaaatactaaccataatgtgtgtgtcactatatattcatgtataagagaagagataaaaatatcaagtttcatgctgttcacatagctcaaacaaagtgttcaattaaataAATATCAAATATGTATGGAGGTGTGATAcaaagtgagaaaaaattgttaataactaaacctatcacatttattacaattatataataataaatatgtatctttacaatactggattagaatatttaattggttaaagaAAGCgagagatagataattattagatatctctatatatctagcccgtgcgggagcacagGTTGATAGAATAGTTATGCTAATGTGGCAACAACTTCcctcaaaggaaaaaaaaacattacagCAACCATTATGCTAATTTGGCCCAACGCCAAACGGCAGCACACCAAAGATGAAAGGCTATACTAGTCGTGGTATGAAAACCACATAAACCTGTTTTTCATGAAAATAAAGATTTATAATGTctacatatatatatgaacCGATGCATGTCAACCTCCCGTGTGATCCTGTAAGCCCAGGGGACACCGGCTAACCAGAGCCCCCTAATCTGTTAGAACTGTTGTGCCACTACAATCAACCATCTTGCGACATTGGTATGGACCATATAGCACGATTCGCAAGCGATCGAGGTCTAACCGTACGTACGTATGCACATGTGACAGATAGGTTGTAGTTAGAGGCTGTAAATTTACACATGGACATCATGCCAAGGACAGGCGCCAAACAAAAGGCAACAAACGTCTCGAGCGATTGTTAGAAGAATGGACAAAACCGCAACGTACGGTCCAAAAAACGTCCAAAGTTAACAATTGTTACAGTTTTTAAACAGGTCTATGGACACCTAGTAGCTACGTATACCCAGCCTAGCTAATCTGACCCTAGTTGTGTTCTTTAGGTGTCGAGAACTTCAGATCATGCTCCTGATGTCGACACATGCGCAGTGCTCCATGATTTGTTTTTGCAGCTAGCAAGGTCGCGTGTGCTATCCCACATGCCCACATGCTGCGTATGATATGCTCCTTTTGTCAGCACCAATCGATCCAAATACATGCAATCTATCGGACCTGGCTATTGATCGGTTTGTTGCTGGTAGCTGCGGGTGATCTAGCAGCTGCCTTGAAATGATGATGGGGCTCTTCACCTAATTAACGCGCCAGAATCAAGCAGCCCTGATTCCCTGTCACAGTGGTGCCGTCCATGATTGGATGCATGCATTAGTATGGATCAAATTCAAAGCTCCTCAGTACCATTTGACTGTTGGCAGatgccttctgctcctgcaacCTCTTGCAGGCACAAGCAGATAGAAACCGTAGCAAGCTAACGCTTCTGATGATTGGGCTCCTACTAAATAAACCAAAATGTGCGTCTCAACCGTACACGATTAAAAAGTTTGTTTATTTGTGCTATACTCTCGATCAAGCTGCGATGTGTACCTGGCCTGCTGCTGGTGTCGCCCGGCCAGCGGAGAAGAAAAATCCTTGGATTCCAGGCGGTCTGCTGCATATGCATCGCATTTGATTCTGACAGCTGCACCGACTAAAGCGTTGGCGCTGATCGATGCAGTGCAATTGGACTGCTTGTTTCGCTCCATCGATGTATTGAATACTGCGTCTGGGTTCCCACGATTAGGAGCAAAAGGTTCATGTTCAGTGTTAGTTTTCTGTTTGGAAAAAGATGCCATGTGTCGCAATAACCTCCCACATCAGCCGTATAAACAAATGAATTTGCCAGTGTATGAACTGTATAATGAATCATGTGCTAGTCAGTTATGCATCTTCTCTCCTGTACGATTCGGCTTTCTTCAGTCTCTGTTGATTGTGTCTCCGCATCCAGTTTTCCGTATACTGCTCGATCAAGGAAGTAATTAACCGGCCGGTCCCCACTACTAAAGTAGGGAATTAGTAGATGGCAAACTAAACCTTTCTTCTTGTTTCTGCCAATGCTTCATTGACTATATACAGACTAAGTTCCCTTGACCAGAGATTAAGTATCACTATAGTATACAGTACGTCAAAATTGAAAAagtatataataataataataataataataataataataataataataataataataataataataataataagaagaagaagaagaagaagaagaagaaaaagaagaagaagaacgcaGCGCTTTATAGGATTGCATATTCTACACTATATATACCATAGATGGCCTCTCCTTTGTAAACAGAGAAAAACACATCCGTGCCTTACCTCAGTCTTCTAGAACCCCACAACTTCTAGAATCCATAGATGCCTAAAGTGCAATAATGCTAGTCCATTGATCCGATCCACAACTTCCAAGTGTAATGTTATAGATTTCATCTCAATATCCGCATTCAGGGGCGGATGCAAGATGCTAAACTAGGGCATGCTCATCTTTCCCTTCTTCTACCTCCCTCTTATctttttcctcttcctcctccttttcttctccctATTTCTTCATCTATGGCTAgccctcccctgccccgcacGCTGGATCTGCCCCTGCAAGCATTGATCAAAAGTTTTGAGTCGATGGTGACTCAAACTTTGAACACGGGCATGATAAGCGAGCCAAGAAAGAAAGTGTGATCTATATCAAGTGGTTCCAAAGATCAGACTGTCTTTTTGGAAAAGGGAAAAACTTATTAATTTCAAGTAATGTTACATCAAGGTGATACAACCATGCTTAAAAAATATTCCAAAGATTAATTGCCGGATAGTTGCACTTTGGGTTGCATGCTAACCCTCGTGGTATGGTTATGGAGACAAGCGAAGATGAACAGTGCCCATATCACGATCATTAATAGCCCACACATCTAAAGATGGGGTGTGGGGGCAATGGTACTAGAGCAAGTGAGATGTCTGTGATGAGATCATTGAGATGTAGACCTGTAGTATAGCACCATGTATGCATGTCTGCAATCTTGGGGGAAAGGACGAAGAGGACAGCAAGATACACTCATTGTGTCAGCACCCAGCACAACAAAACCATACTGAAGGTGCCTAGCCTCAATCACAACCTGTAGCAAAGAATGGAGATCGATTGGTACGGATCATGCTTGAAACTATTGTGGCTAATAAGATCATGAGAGCGAATGTGTTCATGCACGCACGGTACGATT from Panicum virgatum strain AP13 chromosome 9K, P.virgatum_v5, whole genome shotgun sequence encodes:
- the LOC120650310 gene encoding auxin-responsive protein IAA12-like, with amino-acid sequence METVVGDLMATELRLGLPGTIDEMKAAAPSTPRGKKRTTTDAVEDAAAKEASKRDAEAAPPAAKAPVVGWPPVRSYRKSCFQASSKQSKATKEEAAPSSNAAAPSAAANTTTTAGAFVKVSMDGAPYLRKVDLRMYKGYRELREALEAMFVSSNSGGANLSEFAVTYEDKDGDLMLVGDVPFEMFTSTCKKLRIMKRSEATGLGSARQ